The following proteins are encoded in a genomic region of Oncorhynchus keta strain PuntledgeMale-10-30-2019 chromosome 35, Oket_V2, whole genome shotgun sequence:
- the LOC127915810 gene encoding mucin-2-like isoform X2, whose product MCCSSRSLQTLLHPGHSRPYSIQVTPDPTPARSLQTLLQPGHSRPYSIQVTPDPAPSRSLQTLLHPGHSRPYSIQVTPNPTPDPTPARSLQTLLRPGHSRPYSGQVTPDPTPARSLQTLLRPGHSRPYSGQVTPDPTPARSLQTLLQPGHSRPYSSQVTPDPTPARSLQTLLQPGHSRPYSIQVTPDPTPSRSLQTLLHPGHSRPYSSQVTPDPTPSRSLQTLLQTLLQPGHSKPYSRPYSSQVTPNPTPDPTPARSLQTLLQPGHSSQVTPDPTPSRSLQTLLQTLLQPGHSSQVTLDPTLARSLQTLLQPGHSRPYSIQVTPDPRLYVLFIQVTPDPTPSRSHQTLLHPGHSKPYSRPYSSQVTPDPTPARSLQTLLQPGHSRPYSSQVTPDPNPARSLQTLLHPGHSRPYSIQVTPDPTPARSLQPGHSRPYSIQVTPNPTPDPTPARSLQTLLQTLLQPGHSKPYSRPYSSQVTPDPTPARSLQPGHSRPYSIQVTPNPTPDPTPARSLQTLLQTLLQPGHSKPYSRPYSSQVTPNPTPDPTPARSLQTLLQPGHSSQVTPDPTPSRSLQTLLQTLLQPGHSKPYSRPYSSQVTPDPTPDPTPARSLQTLLQPGHSRPYSIQVTPDPTPSRSLQTLLHPGHSRPYSIQVTPDPTPSRSLQTLLQTLLRPGHSSQVTPDPTLARSLQTLLQPGHSRPYSIQVTPDPRLYVLFIQVTPDPTPSRSLQTLLHPGHSKPYSRPYSSQVTPDPTPARSLQTLLHPGHSRPYSIQVTPDPTPSRSLQTLLHPGHSKPYSNQVTPNPTPTRSLQTLLQTLLRPGHSSQVTPDPTPARSLQTLLQPGHSRPYSGKVTPDPTPSRSLQTLLHPGHSKPYSRPYSGQVAPDPTPARSLQTLLRPGRSRPYSGQVAPDPTPARSLQTLLRPGRSRPYSGQVAPDPTPARSLQTPLRPGHSRPHSGQVTPDPTPARSLQTPLRPGHSRPYSGQVTPDPTPSRSLQTLLHPGHSKPYSIQVTPNPTPDPTPARSLHPGHSRPYSIQVTPDPTPSRSLQTLLQTLLRPGHSSQVTPDPTLARSLQTLLHPGHSRPYSIQVTPDPRLYVLLIQVTPDPTPSRSLQTLLHPGHSRPYSIQVTPNPTPDPTPARSLQPGHSRSYSSQVTPDPTPARSLQTLLRPGHSRPYSIQVTPNPTPDPTPARSLQTLLQPGHSKLYSGQVTPDPRLYVLFIQVPSTSGDASKTGH is encoded by the exons ATGTGTTGTTcatccaggtcactccagaccctactccatccaggtcactccagaccctactccatccaggtcactccagaccctactccagccaggtcactccagaccctactccagccaggtcactccagaccctactccatccaggtcactccagaccctgctccatccaggtcactccagaccctactccatccaggtcactccagaccctactccatccaggtcactccaaaccctactccagaccctactccggccaggtcactccagaccctactccggccaggtcactccagaccctactccggccaggtcactccagaccctactccggccaggtcactccagaccctactccggccaggtcactccagaccctactccggccaggtcactccagaccctactccggccaggtcactccagaccctactccagccaggtcactccagaccctactccagccaggtcactccagaccctactccagccaggtcactccagaccctactccagccaggtcactccagaccctactccatccaggtcactccagaccctactccatccaggtcactccagaccctactccatccaggtcactccagaccctactccagccaggtcactccagaccctactccatccag GTCACTCCAAACcctactccagaccctactccagccaggtcactccaaaccctactccagaccctactccagccaggtcactccaaaccctactccagaccctactccagccaggtcactccagaccctactccagccaggtcactccagccaggtcactccagaccctactccatccAG gtcactccaaaccctactccagaccctactccagccaggtcactccagccAGGTCACTCTAGACCCTACTctagccaggtcactccagaccctactccagccaggtcactccagaccctactccatccaggtcactccagaTCCAAGGTTATATGTGTTGTTcatccaggtcactccagaccctactccatccaggtcacaccagaccctactccatccaggtcactccaaaccctactccagaccctactccagtcaggtcactccagaccctactccagccaggtcactccagaccctactccagccaggtcactccagaccctactccagccaggtcactccagaccctaatccagccaggtcactccagaccctactccatccaggtcactccagaccctactccatccaggtcactccagaccctactccggccaggtcactccagccaggtcactccagaccctactccatccaggtcactccaaaccctactccagaccctactccagccaggtcactccaaaccctactccagaccctactccagccaggtcactccaaaccctactccagaccctactccagccaggtcactccagaccctactccagccaggtcactccagccaggtcactccagaccctactccatccaggtcactccaaaccctactccagaccctactccagccag gtcactccaaaccctactccagaccctactccagccaggtcactccaaaccctactccagaccctactccagccaggtcactccaaaccctactccagaccctactccagccaggtcactccagaccctactccagccaggtcactccagccag gtcactccagaccctactccatccaggtcactccaaaccctactccagaccctactccagccaggtcactccaaaccctactccagaccctactccagccaggtcactccagaccctactccagaccctactccagccaggtcactccagaccctactccagccaggtcactccagaccctactccatccaggtcactccagaccctactccatccaggtcactccagaccctactccatccaggtcactccagaccctactccatccaggtcactccagaccctactccatccaggtcactccaaaccctactccagaccctactccggccaggtcactccagccaggtcactccagaccctactctagccaggtcactccagaccctactccagccaggtcactccagaccctactccatccaggtcactccagaTCCAAGGTTATATGTGTTGTTcatccaggtcactccagaccctactccatccaggtcactccagaccctactccatccaggtcactccaaaccctactccagaccctactccagccaggtcactccagaccctactccagccaggtcactccagaccctactccatccaggtcactccagaccctactccatccaggtcactccagaccctactccatccaggtcactccagaccctactccatccAGGTCACTCCAAACCCTACTCCAACCAGGTCACTCCAAACCCTACTCCAACCAGGTCACTCCAAACcctactccagaccctactccggccaggtcactccagccaggtcactccagatcctactccagccaggtcactccagaccctactccagccaggtcactccagaccctactccggcaaggtcactccagaccctactccatccaggtcactccagaccctactccatccaggtcactccaaaccctactccagaccctactccggcCAGGTCGctccagaccctactccggcCAGGTCGctccagaccctactccggcCAGGTCGctccagaccctactccggcCAGGTCGctccagaccctactccggcCAGGTCGctccagaccctactccggcCAGGTCGctccagaccctactccggcCAGGTCGCTCCAGACCCCACTCcggccaggtcactccagaccccactccggccaggtcactccagaccccactccggccaggtcactccagaccccactccggccaggtcactccagaccccactccggccaggtcactccagaccctactccggccaggtcactccagaccctactccatccaggtcactccagaccctactccatccaggtcactccaaaccctactccatccaggtcactccaaaccctactccagaccctactccggcCAGGTCACTccatccaggtcactccagaccctactccatccaggtcactccagaccctactccatccaggtcactccaaaccctactccagaccctactccggccaggtcactccagccag gtcactccagaccctactctagccaggtcactccagaccctactccatccaggtcactccagaccctactccatccaggtcactccagaTCCAAGGTTATATGTGTTGCTcatccaggtcactccagaccctactccatccaggtcactccagaccctactccatccaggtcactccagaccctactccatccaggtcactccaaaccctactccagaccctactccggccaggtcactccagccaggtcactccagatcCTACTctagccaggtcactccagaccctactccggccaggtcactccagaccctactccggccaggtcactccagaccctactccatccAGGTCACGCCAAACCCTACTCCAGACCCTACCCcggccaggtcactccagaccctactccagccaggtcactccaaacTCTACTCCGGCCAGGTCACTCCAGATCCAAGGTTATATGTGTTGTTCATCCAGGTCCCCAGTACGTCAGGAGATGCCTCtaaaaccggccactag
- the LOC127915810 gene encoding mucin-2-like isoform X44, whose translation MCCSSRSLQTLLHPGHSRPYSIQVTPDPTPARSLQTLLQPGHSRPYSIQVTPDPAPSRSLQTLLHPGHSRPYSIQVTPNPTPDPTPARSLQTLLRPGHSRPYSGQVTPDPTPARSLQTLLRPGHSRPYSGQVTPDPTPARSLQTLLQPGHSRPYSSQVTPDPTPARSLQTLLQPGHSRPYSIQVTPNPTPDPTPARSLQTLLQTLLQPGHSKPYSRPYSSQVTPDPTPARSLQPGHSRPYSIQVTPNPTPDPTPARSLQTLLQTLLQPGHSKPYSRPYSSQVTPDPTPARSLQPGHSRPYSSQVTPARSLQTLLQPGHSSQVTPDPTPSRSLQTLLQTLLQPGHSKPYSRPYSSQVTPDPTPDPTPARSLQTLLQPGHSRPYSIQVTPDPTPSRSLQTLLHPGHSRPYSIQVTPDPTPSRSLQTLLQTLLRPGHSSQVTPDPTLARSLQTLLQPGHSRPYSIQVTPDPRLYVLFIQVTPDPTPSRSLQTLLHPGHSKPYSRPYSSQVTPDPTPARSLQTLLHPGHSRPYSIQVTPDPTPSRSLQTLLHPGHSKPYSNQVTPNPTPTRSLQTLLQTLLRPGHSSQVTPDPTPARSLQTLLQPGHSRPYSGKVTPDPTPSRSLQTLLHPGHSKPYSRPYSGQVAPDPTPARSLQTLLRPGRSRPYSGQVAPDPTPARSLQTLLRPGRSRPYSGQVAPDPTPARSLQTPLRPGHSRPHSGQVTPDPTPARSLQTPLRPGHSRPYSGQVTPDPTPSRSLQTLLHPGHSKPYSIQVTPNPTPDPTPARSLHPGHSRPYSIQVTPDPTPSRSLQTLLQTLLRPGHSSQVTPDPTLARSLQTLLHPGHSRPYSIQVTPDPRLYVLLIQVTPDPTPSRSLQTLLHPGHSRPYSIQVTPNPTPDPTPARSLQPGHSRSYSSQVTPDPTPARSLQTLLRPGHSRPYSIQVTPNPTPDPTPARSLQTLLQPGHSKLYSGQVTPDPRLYVLFIQVPSTSGDASKTGH comes from the exons ATGTGTTGTTcatccaggtcactccagaccctactccatccaggtcactccagaccctactccatccaggtcactccagaccctactccagccaggtcactccagaccctactccagccaggtcactccagaccctactccatccaggtcactccagaccctgctccatccaggtcactccagaccctactccatccaggtcactccagaccctactccatccaggtcactccaaaccctactccagaccctactccggccaggtcactccagaccctactccggccaggtcactccagaccctactccggccaggtcactccagaccctactccggccaggtcactccagaccctactccggccaggtcactccagaccctactccggccaggtcactccagaccctactccggccaggtcactccagaccctactccagccaggtcactccagaccctactccagccaggtcactccagaccctactccagccaggtcactccagaccctactccagccaggtcactccagaccctactccatccag GTCACTCCAAACcctactccagaccctactccagccaggtcactccaaaccctactccagaccctactccagccaggtcactccaaaccctactccagaccctactccagccaggtcactccagaccctactccagccaggtcactccagccaggtcactccagaccctactccatccAG gtcactccaaaccctactccagaccctactccagccaggtcactccaaaccctactccagaccctactccagccaggtcactccaaaccctactccagaccctactccagccaggtcactccagaccctactccagccaggtcactccagccaggtcactccagaccctactccagccaggtcactccagccaggtcactccagaccctactccagccag gtcactccagccaggtcactccagaccctactccatccaggtcactccaaaccctactccagaccctactccagccaggtcactccaaaccctactccagaccctactccagccaggtcactccagaccctactccagaccctactccagccaggtcactccagaccctactccagccaggtcactccagaccctactccatccaggtcactccagaccctactccatccaggtcactccagaccctactccatccaggtcactccagaccctactccatccaggtcactccagaccctactccatccaggtcactccaaaccctactccagaccctactccggccaggtcactccagccaggtcactccagaccctactctagccaggtcactccagaccctactccagccaggtcactccagaccctactccatccaggtcactccagaTCCAAGGTTATATGTGTTGTTcatccaggtcactccagaccctactccatccaggtcactccagaccctactccatccaggtcactccaaaccctactccagaccctactccagccaggtcactccagaccctactccagccaggtcactccagaccctactccatccaggtcactccagaccctactccatccaggtcactccagaccctactccatccaggtcactccagaccctactccatccAGGTCACTCCAAACCCTACTCCAACCAGGTCACTCCAAACCCTACTCCAACCAGGTCACTCCAAACcctactccagaccctactccggccaggtcactccagccaggtcactccagatcctactccagccaggtcactccagaccctactccagccaggtcactccagaccctactccggcaaggtcactccagaccctactccatccaggtcactccagaccctactccatccaggtcactccaaaccctactccagaccctactccggcCAGGTCGctccagaccctactccggcCAGGTCGctccagaccctactccggcCAGGTCGctccagaccctactccggcCAGGTCGctccagaccctactccggcCAGGTCGctccagaccctactccggcCAGGTCGctccagaccctactccggcCAGGTCGCTCCAGACCCCACTCcggccaggtcactccagaccccactccggccaggtcactccagaccccactccggccaggtcactccagaccccactccggccaggtcactccagaccccactccggccaggtcactccagaccctactccggccaggtcactccagaccctactccatccaggtcactccagaccctactccatccaggtcactccaaaccctactccatccaggtcactccaaaccctactccagaccctactccggcCAGGTCACTccatccaggtcactccagaccctactccatccaggtcactccagaccctactccatccaggtcactccaaaccctactccagaccctactccggccaggtcactccagccag gtcactccagaccctactctagccaggtcactccagaccctactccatccaggtcactccagaccctactccatccaggtcactccagaTCCAAGGTTATATGTGTTGCTcatccaggtcactccagaccctactccatccaggtcactccagaccctactccatccaggtcactccagaccctactccatccaggtcactccaaaccctactccagaccctactccggccaggtcactccagccaggtcactccagatcCTACTctagccaggtcactccagaccctactccggccaggtcactccagaccctactccggccaggtcactccagaccctactccatccAGGTCACGCCAAACCCTACTCCAGACCCTACCCcggccaggtcactccagaccctactccagccaggtcactccaaacTCTACTCCGGCCAGGTCACTCCAGATCCAAGGTTATATGTGTTGTTCATCCAGGTCCCCAGTACGTCAGGAGATGCCTCtaaaaccggccactag
- the LOC127915810 gene encoding mucin-2-like isoform X35, whose product MCCSSRSLQTLLHPGHSRPYSIQVTPDPTPARSLQTLLQPGHSRPYSIQVTPDPAPSRSLQTLLHPGHSRPYSIQVTPNPTPDPTPARSLQTLLRPGHSRPYSGQVTPDPTPARSLQTLLRPGHSRPYSGQVTPDPTPARSLQTLLQPGHSRPYSSQVTPDPTPARSLQTLLQPGHSRPYSIQVTPNPTPDPTPARSLQTLLQTLLQPGHSKPYSRPYSSQVTPDPTPARSLQPGHSRPYSSQVTPARSLQTLLHPGHSKPYSRPYSSQVTPNPTPDPTPARSLQTLLQTLLQPGHSKPYSRPYSSQVTPDPTPARSLQPGHSRPYSSQVTPARSLQTLLQPGHSSQVTPDPTPSRSLQTLLQTLLQPGHSKPYSRPYSSQVTPDPTPDPTPARSLQTLLQPGHSRPYSIQVTPDPTPSRSLQTLLHPGHSRPYSIQVTPDPTPSRSLQTLLQTLLRPGHSSQVTPDPTLARSLQTLLQPGHSRPYSIQVTPDPRLYVLFIQVTPDPTPSRSLQTLLHPGHSKPYSRPYSSQVTPDPTPARSLQTLLHPGHSRPYSIQVTPDPTPSRSLQTLLHPGHSKPYSNQVTPNPTPTRSLQTLLQTLLRPGHSSQVTPDPTPARSLQTLLQPGHSRPYSGKVTPDPTPSRSLQTLLHPGHSKPYSRPYSGQVAPDPTPARSLQTLLRPGRSRPYSGQVAPDPTPARSLQTLLRPGRSRPYSGQVAPDPTPARSLQTPLRPGHSRPHSGQVTPDPTPARSLQTPLRPGHSRPYSGQVTPDPTPSRSLQTLLHPGHSKPYSIQVTPNPTPDPTPARSLHPGHSRPYSIQVTPDPTPSRSLQTLLQTLLRPGHSSQVTPDPTLARSLQTLLHPGHSRPYSIQVTPDPRLYVLLIQVTPDPTPSRSLQTLLHPGHSRPYSIQVTPNPTPDPTPARSLQPGHSRSYSSQVTPDPTPARSLQTLLRPGHSRPYSIQVTPNPTPDPTPARSLQTLLQPGHSKLYSGQVTPDPRLYVLFIQVPSTSGDASKTGH is encoded by the exons ATGTGTTGTTcatccaggtcactccagaccctactccatccaggtcactccagaccctactccatccaggtcactccagaccctactccagccaggtcactccagaccctactccagccaggtcactccagaccctactccatccaggtcactccagaccctgctccatccaggtcactccagaccctactccatccaggtcactccagaccctactccatccaggtcactccaaaccctactccagaccctactccggccaggtcactccagaccctactccggccaggtcactccagaccctactccggccaggtcactccagaccctactccggccaggtcactccagaccctactccggccaggtcactccagaccctactccggccaggtcactccagaccctactccggccaggtcactccagaccctactccagccaggtcactccagaccctactccagccaggtcactccagaccctactccagccaggtcactccagaccctactccagccaggtcactccagaccctactccatccag GTCACTCCAAACcctactccagaccctactccagccaggtcactccaaaccctactccagaccctactccagccaggtcactccaaaccctactccagaccctactccagccaggtcactccagaccctactccagccaggtcactccagccag gtcactccagaccctactccagccaggtcactccagccaggtcactccagaccctactccatccaggtcactccaaaccctactccagaccctactccagccag gtcactccaaaccctactccagaccctactccagccaggtcactccaaaccctactccagaccctactccagccaggtcactccaaaccctactccagaccctactccagccaggtcactccagaccctactccagccaggtcactccagccaggtcactccagaccctactccagccaggtcactccagccaggtcactccagaccctactccagccag gtcactccagccaggtcactccagaccctactccatccaggtcactccaaaccctactccagaccctactccagccaggtcactccaaaccctactccagaccctactccagccaggtcactccagaccctactccagaccctactccagccaggtcactccagaccctactccagccaggtcactccagaccctactccatccaggtcactccagaccctactccatccaggtcactccagaccctactccatccaggtcactccagaccctactccatccaggtcactccagaccctactccatccaggtcactccaaaccctactccagaccctactccggccaggtcactccagccaggtcactccagaccctactctagccaggtcactccagaccctactccagccaggtcactccagaccctactccatccaggtcactccagaTCCAAGGTTATATGTGTTGTTcatccaggtcactccagaccctactccatccaggtcactccagaccctactccatccaggtcactccaaaccctactccagaccctactccagccaggtcactccagaccctactccagccaggtcactccagaccctactccatccaggtcactccagaccctactccatccaggtcactccagaccctactccatccaggtcactccagaccctactccatccAGGTCACTCCAAACCCTACTCCAACCAGGTCACTCCAAACCCTACTCCAACCAGGTCACTCCAAACcctactccagaccctactccggccaggtcactccagccaggtcactccagatcctactccagccaggtcactccagaccctactccagccaggtcactccagaccctactccggcaaggtcactccagaccctactccatccaggtcactccagaccctactccatccaggtcactccaaaccctactccagaccctactccggcCAGGTCGctccagaccctactccggcCAGGTCGctccagaccctactccggcCAGGTCGctccagaccctactccggcCAGGTCGctccagaccctactccggcCAGGTCGctccagaccctactccggcCAGGTCGctccagaccctactccggcCAGGTCGCTCCAGACCCCACTCcggccaggtcactccagaccccactccggccaggtcactccagaccccactccggccaggtcactccagaccccactccggccaggtcactccagaccccactccggccaggtcactccagaccctactccggccaggtcactccagaccctactccatccaggtcactccagaccctactccatccaggtcactccaaaccctactccatccaggtcactccaaaccctactccagaccctactccggcCAGGTCACTccatccaggtcactccagaccctactccatccaggtcactccagaccctactccatccaggtcactccaaaccctactccagaccctactccggccaggtcactccagccag gtcactccagaccctactctagccaggtcactccagaccctactccatccaggtcactccagaccctactccatccaggtcactccagaTCCAAGGTTATATGTGTTGCTcatccaggtcactccagaccctactccatccaggtcactccagaccctactccatccaggtcactccagaccctactccatccaggtcactccaaaccctactccagaccctactccggccaggtcactccagccaggtcactccagatcCTACTctagccaggtcactccagaccctactccggccaggtcactccagaccctactccggccaggtcactccagaccctactccatccAGGTCACGCCAAACCCTACTCCAGACCCTACCCcggccaggtcactccagaccctactccagccaggtcactccaaacTCTACTCCGGCCAGGTCACTCCAGATCCAAGGTTATATGTGTTGTTCATCCAGGTCCCCAGTACGTCAGGAGATGCCTCtaaaaccggccactag